In the genome of Bradyrhizobium arachidis, one region contains:
- a CDS encoding amino acid ABC transporter ATP-binding protein — protein MIEISHVNKWYSPTFQVLTDCTTNVTKGEVVVVCGPSGSGKSTLIKCVNALEPFQSGDILVDGTKVNDPKTNLPKLRSRVGMVFQHFELFPHLKIIDNLCLSQEKVLGRSHDKAVTKGMQLLERVGLKEQAQKFPAQLSGGQQQRVAIARALAMDPIVMLFDEPTSALDPEMVSEVLDVMVDLAREGMTMMVVTHEMGFARKVANRVIFMDRGEIVEDAPKDDFFGKPRSDRAQKFLSKILSH, from the coding sequence ATGATCGAAATCAGCCACGTCAACAAATGGTACAGCCCGACCTTCCAGGTGCTGACCGACTGCACCACCAATGTCACCAAGGGCGAGGTCGTCGTGGTCTGCGGCCCCTCGGGCTCGGGCAAGTCGACCCTGATCAAATGCGTCAATGCGCTGGAGCCGTTCCAGAGCGGCGACATCCTGGTCGACGGCACCAAGGTCAACGATCCCAAGACAAATTTGCCGAAGCTGCGCTCGCGCGTCGGCATGGTGTTCCAGCACTTCGAATTGTTCCCGCACCTGAAGATCATCGACAATCTCTGCCTCTCGCAGGAGAAGGTGCTCGGCCGGTCGCACGACAAGGCGGTGACGAAGGGCATGCAGCTCTTGGAGCGCGTCGGGTTGAAGGAGCAGGCGCAGAAATTTCCGGCGCAGCTCTCCGGCGGCCAGCAGCAGCGCGTCGCCATCGCGCGTGCGCTTGCCATGGACCCGATCGTGATGCTGTTCGACGAGCCGACCTCGGCGCTCGATCCCGAGATGGTCAGCGAGGTGCTCGACGTCATGGTCGACCTCGCTCGCGAAGGCATGACCATGATGGTCGTGACCCACGAAATGGGCTTTGCCCGCAAGGTCGCCAACCGCGTCATCTTCATGGACCGCGGCGAGATCGTCGAGGACGCCCCGAAGGACGACTTCTTCGGCAAGCCGCGCAGCGACCGTGCGCAGAAGTTCTTGTCGAAGATTTTGTCGCACTAA
- a CDS encoding MDR family MFS transporter: MSTLQPALNAASAAGIPAPAAPAAPVISAKTWIAVIGATLGAFMAVLNIQIVNASLADIQGAIGAGIDDGGWISTSYLIAEIVVIPLSGWLAQVFSIRIYLLTNAVLFLILSAACALAQDLPQMIVLRAVQGFTGGVLIPMAFTLIITLLPRAKQPVGLAMFALSATFAPAIGPTIGGYLTENLGWQYIFYVNLVPGAIMVAMLWYALEAKPMKLALLREGDWAGIITMAIGLSALQTVLEEGNKDDWFGSPFIVKLSVIAAVALTAFLIIELTVKKPLLNLRLLARRNFGFGMLANFLLGIALYGSVFIMPQYLARIQGYNAEQIGFVLAWTGLPQLLLIPLVPRLMQKFDARIIIGIGFVLFAASNFMNIYMTNDYAADQLLWPNVVRAIGQALVMAPLSAVATAGIEAENAGSASGLFNMMRNLGGAVGIALLQTVLTKREQYHSNVLMQSVSMFEQATRTRLEQLTQYFVNHGVLDRADAAHRAYVAIGHTVQKQAFILAFSDTFYLLGMALIVALAAVLFLKKAGQTSAGGAH, translated from the coding sequence ATGAGCACGCTCCAACCCGCCCTCAACGCCGCCTCCGCTGCCGGCATCCCCGCTCCGGCTGCGCCTGCCGCACCAGTCATTTCCGCAAAAACCTGGATCGCGGTGATCGGCGCCACGCTCGGCGCTTTCATGGCGGTGCTGAACATCCAGATCGTCAACGCTTCGCTGGCGGACATCCAGGGCGCGATCGGCGCCGGCATCGATGACGGCGGCTGGATCTCGACCTCCTATCTGATCGCCGAGATCGTGGTGATCCCGCTGTCGGGATGGCTCGCGCAAGTGTTCTCGATCCGGATCTACCTGCTCACCAACGCGGTGCTGTTCCTGATTCTGTCGGCGGCCTGCGCGCTGGCGCAGGACCTGCCGCAGATGATCGTGCTGCGCGCCGTGCAGGGCTTTACCGGCGGCGTGCTGATCCCGATGGCGTTCACGCTGATCATCACGCTGCTGCCGCGCGCAAAGCAGCCCGTCGGCCTTGCCATGTTCGCGCTGTCGGCGACGTTCGCCCCCGCGATCGGCCCGACCATCGGCGGCTATCTCACCGAGAATCTCGGCTGGCAGTACATCTTCTACGTCAACCTCGTGCCCGGCGCGATCATGGTCGCCATGCTCTGGTATGCGCTCGAGGCCAAGCCGATGAAGCTGGCGCTGCTTCGCGAGGGCGACTGGGCCGGCATTATCACCATGGCGATCGGCCTGTCCGCGCTGCAGACCGTGCTGGAGGAAGGCAACAAGGACGATTGGTTCGGATCGCCCTTCATCGTCAAGCTCAGCGTGATCGCAGCCGTGGCACTGACCGCGTTCCTGATCATCGAGCTCACCGTGAAGAAGCCGCTGCTCAATCTGCGCCTGCTCGCGCGCCGCAATTTCGGCTTCGGCATGCTGGCGAATTTCCTGCTCGGCATCGCGCTCTACGGCTCGGTGTTCATCATGCCGCAATATCTGGCGCGCATCCAGGGCTACAATGCCGAGCAGATCGGCTTCGTGCTGGCCTGGACCGGCTTGCCGCAGCTCCTGCTGATCCCGCTGGTGCCGCGCCTGATGCAGAAGTTCGACGCGCGGATCATCATCGGCATCGGCTTCGTGCTGTTCGCTGCGTCGAACTTCATGAACATCTATATGACCAACGACTATGCCGCCGACCAGCTGCTGTGGCCGAACGTCGTTCGCGCCATCGGCCAGGCGCTGGTGATGGCGCCGCTGTCGGCGGTCGCGACGGCGGGCATCGAGGCGGAGAACGCCGGCTCGGCCTCCGGCCTGTTCAACATGATGCGCAATCTCGGCGGCGCCGTCGGCATCGCGCTGCTCCAGACCGTGCTGACCAAGCGCGAGCAGTATCACTCCAACGTGCTGATGCAGTCGGTCTCGATGTTCGAGCAGGCGACGCGGACGCGGCTGGAACAGCTCACGCAGTATTTCGTCAATCACGGCGTCCTCGACCGTGCGGATGCCGCGCATCGTGCCTATGTCGCGATCGGCCATACCGTGCAGAAGCAGGCCTTTATTCTCGCCTTCAGCGACACCTTCTATCTGCTCGGCATGGCGCTGATCGTCGCGCTCGCCGCCGTCCTGTTCCTGAAGAAGGCCGGCCAGACCTCGGCCGGCGGCGCTCACTGA
- a CDS encoding amino acid ABC transporter permease produces the protein MLSNFDFDVIRRALPYLFYEGMTFTLTLTALAAFGGLVFGTALALMRLSGYKTLGRIAGIYVDFMRSLPLVLVIFWFYFLVPYIGQWLTGASRPISVGAFASSLITFIMFEAAYFSEIMRAGIQSISRGQPAAASALGLTYAQTMRYVVLPQAFRNMLPVLITQTIVLFQDTSLVYVLSITDFLGAASKVAQRDGRLVEMYLFAAVVYFTISCIASFGVRRLQARIAIIR, from the coding sequence ATGCTCAGCAATTTCGATTTCGACGTCATCCGCCGCGCGCTGCCCTATCTGTTCTACGAGGGCATGACGTTCACGCTGACGCTGACCGCGCTCGCCGCGTTCGGCGGCCTGGTGTTCGGCACGGCGCTCGCCCTGATGCGGCTGTCCGGCTACAAGACCCTCGGGCGCATCGCCGGCATCTATGTCGACTTCATGCGCTCGCTGCCGCTGGTGCTGGTGATCTTCTGGTTCTACTTCCTGGTGCCCTATATCGGGCAGTGGCTGACAGGCGCCTCGCGCCCGATCAGCGTCGGCGCGTTCGCATCCTCGCTCATCACCTTCATCATGTTCGAGGCCGCGTACTTCTCCGAGATCATGCGCGCCGGCATCCAGTCGATCTCGCGGGGGCAGCCGGCCGCGGCCAGCGCGCTGGGGCTGACCTACGCCCAGACCATGCGCTACGTCGTGCTGCCGCAGGCGTTCCGCAACATGCTGCCGGTCCTGATCACTCAGACCATCGTGCTGTTCCAGGACACCTCGCTGGTCTACGTCCTGTCGATCACGGACTTCCTGGGCGCGGCGAGCAAGGTCGCACAGCGCGACGGCCGCCTCGTCGAAATGTACCTGTTCGCAGCCGTCGTCTACTTCACCATCTCCTGTATCGCGTCCTTCGGCGTTCGCCGCCTCCAGGCGCGCATCGCCATCATTCGCTAG
- a CDS encoding LysR family transcriptional regulator — protein MDRLTSLEVFSRVVETGGFSAAARKLNMSTTMVSNHVQALEDRLGVRLLHRTTRKVNLTEIGKAYYDRCVQILADIEQADDIAGELQSVPRGTLRIHVATHMVPFVAPVVAKLLLAYPELKIDLRMGEADVDLIEEGYDVALRMTPPPDSSLIVRSLATWRHVLCCSHDYLEKHGRVQRLDELTAHNCGRHLNYPFGDEWRFFDRKGAPAAVRISGSFVTNSGEALRRVALEGAAVCLMAGFLVQDDLDAGRLIRLLPEYRPVELSMNAVYPHRHHLSAKVRTFIDLLVHHSAEQQKLVNPYA, from the coding sequence ATGGATCGATTGACGAGCCTCGAAGTGTTCAGCCGGGTGGTGGAGACCGGCGGCTTCTCCGCAGCCGCCCGTAAGCTCAACATGTCGACCACCATGGTGAGCAATCACGTTCAGGCGCTGGAAGACCGGCTCGGGGTGAGGCTGCTTCACCGCACCACGCGCAAGGTCAACCTCACCGAGATCGGCAAGGCCTATTACGACCGCTGCGTGCAGATCCTCGCCGATATCGAACAGGCCGACGACATCGCGGGCGAACTGCAATCGGTGCCCCGCGGCACGCTGCGTATCCACGTTGCGACCCACATGGTGCCGTTCGTTGCGCCCGTGGTGGCGAAGCTGCTGTTGGCCTATCCCGAGCTCAAGATCGATCTGCGCATGGGCGAGGCCGATGTCGATCTCATCGAGGAAGGCTACGATGTCGCCCTGCGCATGACCCCGCCGCCCGATTCAAGCTTGATCGTGCGGAGCCTTGCCACCTGGCGTCACGTGCTGTGTTGCTCCCACGACTATCTCGAGAAGCACGGCCGGGTGCAGCGGCTCGACGAGCTGACCGCGCATAATTGCGGCCGTCACCTGAACTATCCGTTCGGCGACGAGTGGCGCTTCTTCGATCGCAAGGGCGCGCCGGCCGCGGTGCGCATCTCCGGCAGCTTCGTCACCAACAGCGGGGAAGCGCTGCGCAGGGTGGCGCTGGAGGGGGCTGCCGTCTGCCTGATGGCCGGGTTTCTCGTCCAGGACGATCTCGACGCCGGCCGGCTCATCCGGTTGCTGCCGGAATATCGGCCGGTCGAGCTGTCGATGAACGCGGTCTATCCGCACCGGCATCATCTGTCGGCCAAGGTCAGGACTTTCATCGACCTGCTCGTGCACCACAGCGCCGAGCAGCAGAAGCTGGTCAATCCGTATGCGTGA
- a CDS encoding carboxymuconolactone decarboxylase family protein, which yields MKPRMNFYQAAPETMKALMALEEQIQSTGLEKSLIELVKIRASQINGCAFCINMHTEDARKRGETEQRIYLLNAWRESPFYSDRERAALAWTEAVTLISETHAPDETYDQVRAQFSDAETVNLTMLIGAINAWNRLAIAFRAVHPVKVKASVA from the coding sequence ATGAAACCCCGCATGAACTTCTACCAGGCCGCCCCCGAGACGATGAAAGCGCTGATGGCGCTGGAGGAACAGATCCAGTCGACGGGCCTCGAGAAATCGCTGATCGAGCTCGTCAAGATCCGGGCCTCGCAGATCAACGGCTGCGCCTTCTGCATCAACATGCACACCGAAGACGCCCGCAAGCGTGGCGAGACCGAGCAGCGCATCTATCTGCTCAACGCCTGGCGGGAGTCCCCGTTCTACAGCGACCGCGAGCGCGCCGCGCTGGCCTGGACTGAAGCCGTGACGCTGATCTCCGAGACGCACGCGCCTGACGAGACTTACGATCAGGTCCGCGCGCAATTCTCCGACGCGGAGACGGTGAACCTGACCATGCTGATCGGCGCCATCAACGCCTGGAATAGGCTGGCAATCGCGTTCCGCGCGGTGCACCCGGTGAAGGTGAAGGCGTCGGTGGCGTAG
- a CDS encoding M20 family metallopeptidase: protein MTRADAIARAREDFQSGAFLAELDRRVAYRTESQNPSRGPELRAYLEQEMMPSFAALDFTSRIVESPSGKAPFLFAEHHESTSAPTVLVYGHGDVVDGMEGEWRDGRDPWRTTVAGTRLYGRGTADNKGQHSINMAALRAVRAARGGKLGFNAKFIVEMGEEIGSPDLGKVCDLNRDALKADLFMASDGPRLSADRPTLFLGCRGGIRIHLDVNLRDGGHHSGNWGGVLANPATILVNAISTLVDGYGRLQLEALKPPRLSNQIRSYLADVQVVPTADEPALAENWGEEGLSAAERLYAWNTLEVLAMSSGNIEKPANAIPGHANAVLQLRFVVGTEVNGLIEAIRAHLVQNGFPMVEVRAAQSFAASRTDFDSPWIKWAADSVKETTGKPPAVLPNFGGSLPNDVFSEILGLPTIWVPHSYPGCSQHAPNEHILLPLTEEALTVMAGLFWDLGELPKPLT from the coding sequence ATGACCAGAGCCGACGCCATCGCCCGCGCCCGTGAGGATTTCCAGTCCGGCGCATTTCTCGCCGAGCTCGACCGCCGCGTCGCCTATCGGACCGAAAGCCAGAATCCGTCGCGCGGCCCCGAGCTGCGTGCCTATCTGGAACAAGAGATGATGCCCTCCTTCGCCGCGCTCGATTTCACCAGCCGGATCGTCGAATCTCCGAGCGGCAAGGCGCCGTTCCTGTTCGCCGAGCATCACGAGAGCACGTCCGCGCCGACCGTGCTGGTCTACGGCCATGGTGACGTCGTCGACGGCATGGAGGGCGAGTGGCGCGACGGCCGCGATCCCTGGCGCACGACAGTTGCGGGCACGCGGCTCTACGGCCGCGGCACCGCCGACAACAAGGGCCAGCACAGCATCAACATGGCCGCGCTCCGCGCCGTGCGCGCGGCCCGCGGCGGCAAGCTCGGCTTCAACGCCAAGTTCATCGTCGAGATGGGTGAGGAGATCGGCTCGCCTGATCTCGGCAAGGTCTGCGATCTCAACCGCGATGCGCTCAAGGCCGATCTGTTCATGGCCTCCGACGGGCCGCGCCTGTCGGCTGATCGCCCGACGCTGTTCCTGGGCTGCCGCGGCGGCATCCGCATCCATCTCGATGTGAATTTGCGCGACGGCGGCCATCATTCCGGCAATTGGGGCGGCGTGCTCGCCAACCCCGCGACCATCCTGGTCAATGCCATTTCGACGTTGGTCGACGGCTATGGCCGTCTCCAGCTCGAGGCGCTGAAGCCGCCGCGGCTCAGCAACCAGATCCGCTCCTATCTCGCCGACGTGCAGGTGGTCCCGACAGCGGACGAGCCGGCGCTGGCAGAGAACTGGGGCGAGGAGGGCCTGTCGGCGGCCGAGCGGCTCTACGCCTGGAACACGCTCGAAGTGCTGGCGATGTCATCGGGCAATATCGAGAAGCCGGCCAATGCCATTCCCGGCCATGCCAATGCCGTGCTGCAACTGCGTTTCGTCGTCGGCACTGAGGTCAACGGCCTGATCGAGGCCATCCGCGCGCATCTGGTTCAGAACGGCTTTCCGATGGTCGAGGTGCGGGCGGCGCAGAGCTTTGCCGCCTCGCGCACCGATTTCGACAGTCCCTGGATCAAATGGGCGGCGGATTCGGTGAAAGAGACCACGGGCAAGCCGCCGGCGGTGCTGCCGAATTTCGGCGGCTCGCTGCCCAATGACGTGTTTTCCGAGATTTTGGGACTGCCGACGATCTGGGTCCCGCACTCCTATCCCGGCTGCTCCCAGCATGCGCCCAACGAGCACATCCTGCTGCCATTGACCGAGGAGGCCTTGACGGTGATGGCCGGGCTGTTCTGGGATCTCGGGGAATTGCCAAAGCCGTTAACCTGA
- a CDS encoding amino acid ABC transporter permease, which produces MNYNWNWGIFFQPNPMGTGTYLDMLLSGLVLTLETAVLAWIIALITGSIVGVMRTLPSKGAYWFGFCYVEFFRNMPLLVQLFLWFFVLPEILPKAAGLWLKQLPNAPFWTAAIGIGLFMSARVAVQLQAGIGSLPRGQKMAATALGLTTVQGYRYVLLPMAFRIILPPLTSEFLNTIKNTAVAITIGLLELTGQARSMQEFSFQVFEAFTAATILYLLVNAVVVTAMRFLERWVAIPGYITGK; this is translated from the coding sequence GTGAACTACAACTGGAACTGGGGAATCTTCTTCCAGCCGAACCCGATGGGGACTGGCACCTATCTCGACATGCTGCTGTCGGGACTGGTGCTGACCCTGGAGACCGCGGTGCTGGCCTGGATCATCGCGCTGATCACCGGCTCGATCGTCGGCGTCATGCGCACGCTGCCCTCGAAGGGCGCCTACTGGTTCGGCTTCTGCTACGTCGAATTCTTCCGCAACATGCCGCTGCTGGTGCAGCTGTTCCTGTGGTTCTTCGTGCTGCCGGAAATCCTGCCGAAGGCCGCGGGCCTCTGGCTGAAGCAACTGCCGAACGCGCCGTTCTGGACGGCGGCGATCGGCATCGGTCTGTTCATGTCGGCGCGCGTCGCCGTTCAGCTGCAGGCCGGCATCGGCTCGCTGCCGCGCGGGCAGAAGATGGCGGCGACTGCGCTGGGCCTGACCACGGTGCAGGGCTATCGCTACGTGCTGCTGCCGATGGCGTTCCGCATCATCCTGCCGCCGCTGACCTCCGAGTTCCTCAACACCATCAAGAACACGGCGGTCGCGATCACCATCGGCCTACTGGAGCTGACCGGCCAGGCACGCTCGATGCAGGAATTCTCGTTCCAGGTGTTCGAGGCCTTCACCGCCGCGACCATCCTCTATCTCCTCGTCAACGCCGTCGTCGTGACCGCGATGCGCTTCCTCGAGCGCTGGGTCGCGATCCCCGGCTACATTACGGGGAAATAA
- a CDS encoding HlyD family secretion protein, producing MSEMPRTENFEQATEIVNNYAKTPPALSARNLVRRAALALALLAGTAAVAYYGHDYWTNGRYLESTDDAYVKADSTIIAPKVSGYIAKVLVGDNERVKAGQLLAKIDDRDFRAALNQARADVAAGEASVRNIDAQLELQQPVIEQSTADVAAADANLKFAQEERARYDDLMKSGSGTIQRAQQTDAALRASNAQLQHAKSGLVAAQRKVDVLTTQRAQAAAQLDRARAVAQQAGLNLSYTEVTAPVDGTVGARSLRVGQFVQAGTQLMAVVPLDAVYVVANFKETQLTHVRPGQPVELRVDSFRNQTLHGHVDSLSPASGLEFALLPPDNATGNFTKIVQRVPVKIVLDDHSLTGLLRPGMSAVPTVDTKQTVLAERNTARHLANNAPRPNGS from the coding sequence ATGTCCGAGATGCCCCGCACCGAAAACTTCGAGCAAGCAACTGAAATCGTTAATAATTACGCCAAGACGCCGCCGGCTCTTTCGGCCCGGAACCTGGTCCGGCGCGCGGCATTGGCTCTCGCGCTGCTCGCAGGCACGGCGGCGGTCGCCTATTATGGCCACGACTACTGGACCAACGGCCGCTACCTCGAATCCACCGACGACGCCTATGTGAAGGCCGACTCCACGATCATCGCGCCGAAGGTCTCCGGCTATATCGCCAAGGTGCTGGTCGGCGACAATGAGCGGGTCAAGGCCGGCCAATTGCTGGCGAAGATCGACGACCGCGACTTCAGGGCGGCGCTGAACCAGGCGAGAGCCGACGTCGCCGCCGGCGAAGCCTCGGTGCGCAACATCGATGCGCAGCTCGAGCTGCAGCAGCCGGTCATCGAGCAGAGCACCGCCGATGTCGCCGCCGCCGACGCCAATCTGAAGTTCGCGCAGGAGGAGCGCGCCCGCTACGACGACCTCATGAAGTCGGGCTCCGGCACGATCCAGCGCGCGCAGCAGACCGATGCGGCGCTGCGCGCCAGCAACGCGCAATTGCAGCACGCCAAATCGGGCCTCGTCGCCGCGCAGCGCAAGGTCGACGTCCTCACCACCCAGCGCGCCCAGGCCGCGGCGCAGCTCGACCGCGCCCGCGCGGTCGCGCAGCAGGCCGGGTTGAATTTGTCCTATACCGAGGTCACCGCGCCTGTCGACGGCACCGTCGGCGCGCGCAGCCTGCGCGTCGGCCAGTTCGTGCAGGCCGGCACGCAGTTGATGGCGGTGGTGCCGCTCGACGCGGTCTATGTGGTCGCGAACTTCAAGGAGACCCAGCTCACGCATGTGCGCCCCGGCCAGCCGGTCGAGCTCCGCGTCGACAGTTTCCGCAACCAGACCCTGCACGGTCATGTCGACAGCCTGTCGCCGGCGAGCGGTTTGGAATTCGCGCTGCTGCCGCCTGACAACGCCACCGGCAACTTCACCAAGATCGTGCAGCGCGTGCCGGTGAAGATCGTGCTCGACGACCACAGCCTGACCGGACTGCTCCGGCCCGGCATGTCGGCGGTGCCGACCGTCGACACCAAGCAGACGGTGCTGGCCGAGCGCAATACGGCCAGGCATCTCGCCAACAACGCGCCTCGCCCGAACGGCAGCTGA
- a CDS encoding amino acid ABC transporter substrate-binding protein — protein sequence MKHFRSIGLALAATFAVSQAGAQELTGTLKNIKDTGAITLGFRDSSIPFSYLDDNQKPVGFAMDICYKIVDAVKKELKLDKLEVKLNPVTSATRIPLMANGTIDLECGSTTNNAERQKQVAFTNTHFLTASRYVFKKSSGLKSIDDLKGKTVVSTAGTTNIKQLTEANVEKKLGANIIPAKDHAEAFLMVETDRAVAFVMDDILLASLVAGSKTPDDYTISKDAFSKPEPYGIMLRKDDAPFKKVVDAATAALYTSGEGQKIYDKWFTAKIPPKGLNLNTPISSELKNEFAKPSDSPNPDDYK from the coding sequence GTGAAACATTTCCGTAGCATCGGGCTCGCGCTCGCCGCGACCTTCGCCGTCAGCCAGGCCGGGGCCCAGGAGCTGACCGGCACACTGAAGAACATCAAGGACACCGGCGCCATCACGCTGGGCTTCCGCGACTCCTCGATCCCGTTCTCCTATCTCGACGACAACCAGAAGCCCGTCGGGTTCGCGATGGACATCTGCTACAAGATCGTCGATGCCGTGAAGAAGGAGCTCAAGCTCGACAAGCTCGAAGTCAAGCTCAACCCGGTCACGTCGGCGACCCGTATTCCGCTGATGGCCAACGGCACCATCGACCTCGAATGCGGTTCGACCACGAACAACGCCGAGCGCCAGAAGCAGGTTGCCTTCACCAACACCCACTTCCTGACCGCCAGCCGCTACGTCTTCAAGAAGTCGAGCGGCCTGAAGTCGATCGACGACCTCAAGGGCAAGACCGTGGTGTCGACCGCCGGCACCACCAACATCAAGCAGCTCACCGAGGCCAACGTCGAGAAGAAGCTCGGCGCCAACATCATCCCGGCCAAGGATCACGCCGAAGCCTTCCTGATGGTCGAGACCGACCGCGCGGTCGCCTTCGTCATGGACGACATCCTGCTCGCGAGCCTCGTCGCCGGCTCGAAGACACCGGACGACTACACCATCTCCAAGGACGCGTTCTCCAAGCCCGAGCCCTACGGCATCATGCTGCGCAAGGATGACGCCCCGTTCAAGAAGGTGGTCGATGCGGCGACGGCTGCGCTCTACACCTCCGGCGAAGGCCAGAAGATCTACGACAAGTGGTTCACGGCCAAGATCCCGCCGAAGGGCCTGAACCTCAACACGCCGATCTCCTCCGAGCTGAAGAACGAGTTCGCCAAGCCTTCGGACTCGCCGAACCCGGACGACTACAAGTAA
- a CDS encoding D-amino-acid transaminase: MDSIAYVNGSFVPLSDAKVSILDRGFLFADGIYEVSAVLDGKLVDNASHLARLERSVGEIKLKLPETVERITELQKELIARNKVENGLVYLQVTRGADKGRDFAFPKGDVKSSLVMFTSEKDIINAASAKTGINVITVPDIRWERRDIKSVALLAQVLAKQAAAEAGAGEAWMLQDGYVTEGGSSSAFILTKDDVIVTRKNSNAILPGCTRKAVVALAEERQLRVEERSFTVEEALAAKEAFATSASLFVQPVVAIDGKKVGDGKPGPMATRLREIYVEFAKATAV, from the coding sequence TTGGACTCGATCGCCTACGTCAACGGTTCATTCGTCCCGCTCTCGGACGCCAAGGTCTCGATCCTCGATCGCGGCTTCCTGTTTGCCGACGGCATCTACGAGGTCTCGGCGGTGCTCGACGGCAAGCTGGTGGACAACGCCTCGCATCTGGCGCGGCTGGAGCGGTCGGTCGGCGAGATCAAGCTGAAGCTTCCGGAGACCGTCGAGCGCATCACCGAGCTGCAGAAGGAGCTGATCGCGCGCAACAAGGTCGAGAACGGCCTCGTCTACCTCCAGGTCACGCGCGGCGCCGACAAGGGCCGCGACTTCGCCTTTCCGAAGGGCGACGTCAAGTCGAGCCTGGTGATGTTCACCTCCGAGAAGGACATCATCAACGCCGCCTCGGCCAAGACCGGCATCAACGTGATCACGGTGCCCGACATCCGCTGGGAGCGCCGCGACATCAAGAGCGTGGCGCTGCTGGCGCAGGTGCTGGCGAAGCAGGCCGCGGCCGAAGCCGGTGCCGGCGAAGCCTGGATGCTGCAGGACGGCTACGTCACCGAAGGCGGCTCGTCCTCGGCGTTCATCCTGACCAAGGACGACGTCATCGTCACCCGCAAGAACTCCAACGCCATCCTGCCGGGCTGCACCCGCAAGGCGGTCGTCGCACTCGCCGAGGAGCGCCAGCTCCGCGTCGAGGAGCGGTCGTTCACGGTGGAAGAGGCGCTGGCCGCGAAGGAGGCGTTCGCGACGTCGGCTTCGCTGTTCGTGCAGCCGGTCGTCGCCATCGACGGCAAGAAGGTCGGTGACGGCAAGCCCGGCCCGATGGCCACGCGGTTGCGCGAGATCTATGTGGAGTTCGCCAAGGCGACGGCGGTTTAG